In Sphaerospermopsis torques-reginae ITEP-024, the genomic window CCCACAGATAGCGGTAAACTAATGGTGTTTGACAAGTTTTACAAATGCGATCGCCTAGATTATTAATCGGTTGTTCACAGTCGGGATTGATACAATGAATAGTCCGGTTAGTAGAATTCATAAATGTATAAAGTAAGGAGTCAGGAGTCAGGAGTCAGGAGTCAGGAGTCAGGAGTCAGGAGGAAGAAGAACTAATTTTTGTATTTTGAACTCTGCACCCTACACTGAGTCGGGAGAATAGTTAGATCAGAAATTATAAATATTTAAGAACTTAACAAAAAGATTAAGCATAATACTCAAAGTTTGATTTATGCTACATATTCTATTTTTGAGCTTGAGTTGTGAGTGTATAAATTATAAAGAAATTCAGGTGAATTTAGATGAACTTGGGATGTTAATTACTAGAATAGCAATCAACTATGTTTGTATGCTCCTGTTGATAGGTTTGTACTTTAACAATATCTTTGTCATTTTCCCGTAGGTTGGGTTTACCGTGTGGAAACCCAACGTAAACTCAACGTATTTGTTGGGTTTCGTTCCTCAACCCAACCTACAAATCAAGATATTTTTGATTTTGGCGAAGGTATTGACTTTAAATCAAAAATTTCTTTCCGTAAATAGTGATGGTCTAAATGTAGTTAATCACAAAATAATATTGGGGTTAAATTTTTTGTTTTTATTGTCTGGGATGGCGTTATGCCAACTTTTACCTTAATCTGGCTGTTAGCAGGTATAGTTCTGTGTTTGATGGAACTTTTTTTACCAACAGCCTTTGTGCAATTTATGATGGGAGTTAGTGCCTTTGCGGTGGCGCTACTTTCTTATTTGGGTTTGAGCAGTTTATGGCTGCAAGTTGTTCTTTGGCTGTTACTTTCCACCGTTTTAGTTGTGTTTTCCCGCAGGTTTTTACAACCACCAACACGCAAATCAAAAATCTCTGATGCGGTGATTGGCGAAACTTTAACAGAAATTTTACCAGGTCAGGCGGGACGGGTGCTATATGAAGGTAATTCCTGGCGGGCTAGATGCGATGATCACAACCTCAGTTTAGCACCAGGGCAAAAAGTTTATGTCGTAAGTAGAGAAGGTACGACTTTAATTGTGATGCCAGAAAATATTTTATGACAGGTGACAGGTGCTACGCCACGGTGACAGGTGACAGATAAGAGTTTTCAAAGCATCGTATTTTCGGAGATTTATAAAAATGGGTCAGTTTTTATTGTTACTTGCTTTGGCTTTTGGGGGCGGTACTGTTGTCCTCAAATCAATTAGAGTGATTAATCAAGGTGATGAAGCTTTGGTGGAAACTTTGGGTAGTTATAAGAAAAAGCTTGGTCCGGGCTTAAATATGATTAATCCTTTTTTTGATAACATTGTTTATAAGCAAACGATTCGGGAAAAGGTTTTAGATATTCCTCCTCAGCAATGTATCACCCGTGACAATGTTTCCATTACTGTTGATGCGGTGGTGTATTGGCGGATCGTGGATATGGAGAAAGCTTACTATAAAGTAGAAAATCTCCAGTCAGCGATGGTTAATTTGGTTTTAACTCAAATTCGCTCGGAAATGGGACAATTAGAGTTAGATCAGACTTTTACCGCTAGAACTCAAATTAATGAAATTCTGCTGAGAGATTTAGATATTGCTACTGATCCTTGGGGTGTAAAAGTTACACGGGTGGAATTGAGAGATATTATTCCATCTAAGGCTGTGCAAGAGTCTATGGAATTGCAAATGTCCGCAGAAAGACGGAAACGGGCAGCAATTTTAACATCTGAAGGTGATAGAGAAGCGGCGGTGAATAGTGCTAGAGGTAAAGCGGATGCTCAAATTTTGGATGCGGAAGCGCGACAAAAGGCGATAATTTTACAAGCGGAAGCGGAACAAAAGGCGCTGGTTTTAAAAGCGCAAGCGGAAAGACAGCAGCAGGTTTTGAAAGCACAGGCGATCGCGGAGTCAGCAGAAATTATAGCTCAAAGGATGCAAACTAACCCAGATGCACACAAAGCTTTAGAAGTTCTCTTTGCACTAGGTTATTTAGATATGGGTACAACTATTGGTAAAAGTGATAGTAGCAAGGTGGTGTTTATGGACCCCCGCACCATACCTGCTACTTTAGAAGGTATTCGTTCTATTGTCTCTGATATTCCCAATGGTTCTCATTCTTTGTTGGAGAATAGAGACTAGGTTATTATCTCATCTTGTGGGGTAGGCATCCTGCCTGCCCTGTATAATTAGCGGGCAAGATGCCCGCACCACAAGAAACACTTGTATATTTTTTTATTTGTCAGTCCCTTAATAAAAACTCTTACCTGTCACCTGTCACCGTGGCGTAGCACCTGTCACCTGTCACATACTTCCTGACAATTATTACACAATCCGAAAAA contains:
- a CDS encoding NfeD family protein — translated: MPTFTLIWLLAGIVLCLMELFLPTAFVQFMMGVSAFAVALLSYLGLSSLWLQVVLWLLLSTVLVVFSRRFLQPPTRKSKISDAVIGETLTEILPGQAGRVLYEGNSWRARCDDHNLSLAPGQKVYVVSREGTTLIVMPENIL
- a CDS encoding SPFH domain-containing protein; translation: MGQFLLLLALAFGGGTVVLKSIRVINQGDEALVETLGSYKKKLGPGLNMINPFFDNIVYKQTIREKVLDIPPQQCITRDNVSITVDAVVYWRIVDMEKAYYKVENLQSAMVNLVLTQIRSEMGQLELDQTFTARTQINEILLRDLDIATDPWGVKVTRVELRDIIPSKAVQESMELQMSAERRKRAAILTSEGDREAAVNSARGKADAQILDAEARQKAIILQAEAEQKALVLKAQAERQQQVLKAQAIAESAEIIAQRMQTNPDAHKALEVLFALGYLDMGTTIGKSDSSKVVFMDPRTIPATLEGIRSIVSDIPNGSHSLLENRD